A region from the Rhizoctonia solani chromosome 13, complete sequence genome encodes:
- a CDS encoding Retrotransposable element Tf2 protein has translation MHNHPTETLKTLIDSGATSNFISPAIVEKYKIPKTLLENPRVVRMLDGTISQTGRIWHQVQLAVSANGHPHSIPFLVCPIGNTPAILGMTWLTQESPLIDWSSGIISFPDQAKIASKEEADPDPLADLPEQYHKFAKVFGEEEFKVLPPHREYDIAIDLIPDAKLSPGPIYGMTDAESKALKQHIDEELATGKICPSTSSAGAPVMFVKKADGSLRLVVDYRKLNDVTHKNVYPLPRQDNLMAKLRHAKIFTKLDLRWGYNNVQIKEGDEWKTAFRTKYGLFEYLVMPFGLTNAPAAFQHFMNDLFRDLIDVTVVIYLDDILIFSEKPEDHPTHVREVLSRLMKNQLFCKLSKCHFHVTTVDYLGIVISPAGFSMDQKKIEAVTSWPTPKTVKQVQAFLGFVNYLRRFIPNFSLVARPLHNLTKKETPWSWGNLEEAAFQELKLLVTQSPVLIHSNPNLPYYLETDASGSFSGAEANYDTHDKELLAIIKALEEWRIFLEATEKPIQVVLDVCKDVEGAGACGRVTTTENRLRRRWVPYNDEPTIYDDRAL, from the exons ATGCATAACCACCCAACGGAAAccctcaaaaccctgatAGACTCTGGCGCAACATCCAATTTTATATCACCCGCCATAGttgaaaaatataaaataccaaaaaccctactcgaaaatccacgagtagtgagaatgttagatggtacaatatcccagactggtcgcatatggcaccaggtacaacttgcggtctcggccaacGGCCATCCCCATTCCATCCCCTTCCTAGTCTGCCCTATTGGCAATACCCCAGctatacttggcatgacatggcttaCCCAAGAATCCCCACTCATCGACTGGTCCTCTGGCATAATTTCATTCCCAGACCAAGCCAAAATTGCTTCCAAGGAAGAGGCCGATCCAGACCCATTAGCCGACTTACCTGAGCAATACCACAAATTTGCTAAGgtctttggggaagaagagttcaaggtccTACCCCCCCATCGGGAATATGATATAGCCATTGACCTGATTccggatgccaaactctcaCCTGGGCCCATTTacggcatgactgacgcggAATCAAAGGCactgaaacaacacattgatgaggaactggcaacgggcaagatctgCCCTAGTACTTCCTCGGCAGGtgccccggtcatgtttgtaaagaaggcgGACGGGTCCCTCAGACTAGTTGTTGACTATAGAAAGCTGAATGACGTCACCCATAAGAACGTATACCCGTtaccaagacaggacaatctcatggctaaactcagacatgccaagatcttcactaaattggacttacgctggggGTATAATAATgtccaaatcaaggaaggtgacgaatggaaaacggccttcagaaccaaatatggcctgttCGAATACCTagttatgccctttggtcttaccaatgcccccgcagcgttccagcatttcatgaacgacttatttagggacctcattgatgtcactgtggttatatacctggatgatatactgatcttctcagagaaACCCGaagaccacccaacccatgtcagggaggtcTTATCACGGctgatgaagaaccagttattctgcaaactctctaagtgtcacttccatgtcacaacCGTAGATTATCTTGGTATCGTCATCTCCCCAGCTGggttctcaatggaccaaaagaagattgaggccgtCACTTCCtggcccactcccaaaacggtcaaacaggttcaggccttcctaggatttgtcaactatCTTAGACGTTTCATTCCTAatttcagcttggttgcacgccccctccacaacctcaccaagaaggaaaccccctggtcatggggtaacctggAGGAAGCAGCGTTCCAGGAACTAAAACTCCTTGTTACCCAGTCACCGgtcctcatccattccaacccaaacCTACCCTATtacttggaaacagatgcatcggGA TcgttctcaggggcagaagcaaactatgacacccacgacaaggaacttctggcaatcatcaaggctTTGGAGGAATGGAGAATATTCCTGGAGGCAACAGAAAAGCCGATACAagttgtcctagacgtctgtaaggacgtcgagggtgcgggcgcttgtggccgtgtaactactacagagaaccgcttaaggcggcgatGGGTACCCTACAACGACGAACCAACTATCTACGATGACCGCGCGCTttaa